A stretch of Roseibium porphyridii DNA encodes these proteins:
- the xsc gene encoding sulfoacetaldehyde acetyltransferase, with protein MKMTTEEAFVKVLQAHGIEHAFGIIGSAFMPISDLFPKAGIKFWDCAHEGSGGMMADGYTRATGKVSMMIAQNGPGITNFVTAVKTAYWNHTPLLLVTPQAANKTLGQGGFQEVEQMALFKDMVAYQEEVRDPSRMMEVLNRVIMQAKRASAPAQINIPRDFWTQVIDAQVPAIVDFERPGGGEDAISQAADLLSTAKFPVILNGAGVVLAGAIPASMALAEKLDAAVCCGYQHNDAFPGSHRLFAGPLGYNGSKAGMELIAKADVVLALGTRLNPFSTLPGYGMDYWPKDAKIIQVDINPNRIGLTKTVSVGIVGDARKVADAILEKLSPNAGNNGRDDRVHTISQTKSRWAQQLSSMDHEDDDEGTSWNQRARAAKPDWLSPRKAWRAIQAALPKEAIISSDIGNNCAIGNAYPSFEQGRKYLAPGLFGPCGYGLPAIIGAKIGCPDTPVVGFAGDGAFGIAVTELTAIGRKEWPAITMVVFRNYQWGAEKRNSTLWYDDNFVGTELDEDVSYAAIAKACGLEGVQARSMDEVRELLDSAIDRQMNDGKTTLIEVLINQELGEPFRRDAMKKPVEVAGISASDMRPQKVS; from the coding sequence TTGAAAATGACCACCGAAGAAGCATTCGTGAAGGTGCTTCAAGCGCACGGAATCGAGCATGCGTTCGGAATTATCGGCTCAGCTTTCATGCCGATTTCCGATCTGTTTCCAAAGGCAGGCATCAAGTTCTGGGATTGTGCCCATGAGGGCTCGGGCGGGATGATGGCCGACGGCTACACCCGGGCAACCGGCAAAGTCAGCATGATGATTGCGCAAAATGGGCCCGGGATTACGAACTTCGTGACCGCCGTCAAAACGGCTTACTGGAACCACACACCTCTGCTTCTGGTCACCCCCCAGGCAGCCAACAAGACGCTGGGTCAAGGTGGGTTCCAGGAAGTAGAGCAAATGGCGCTCTTCAAGGACATGGTGGCCTATCAGGAAGAAGTTCGTGACCCGTCACGCATGATGGAAGTACTGAACCGCGTGATCATGCAGGCCAAGCGTGCCAGTGCACCGGCACAGATCAACATCCCGCGCGATTTCTGGACCCAGGTCATTGATGCCCAGGTGCCCGCCATTGTCGATTTCGAACGCCCAGGCGGCGGCGAAGACGCAATTTCCCAGGCAGCCGACCTTTTGAGCACCGCCAAATTTCCCGTGATACTGAACGGTGCAGGCGTTGTTCTTGCAGGCGCAATTCCAGCGTCCATGGCACTGGCCGAAAAGCTCGACGCGGCAGTGTGCTGCGGCTATCAGCACAATGATGCGTTCCCAGGTTCGCACCGCCTGTTTGCGGGCCCTCTCGGCTACAATGGCTCCAAGGCAGGCATGGAGCTTATCGCCAAGGCGGACGTCGTCCTTGCGCTTGGTACTCGCTTGAACCCGTTCTCGACTCTGCCCGGATACGGCATGGACTATTGGCCGAAAGACGCCAAGATCATCCAGGTCGACATCAATCCAAACCGGATCGGCCTGACCAAAACCGTATCGGTCGGCATTGTTGGCGATGCAAGGAAAGTTGCCGATGCAATCCTGGAGAAACTGTCACCGAACGCCGGAAACAACGGCCGGGACGATCGTGTTCATACGATCTCACAAACCAAATCCCGTTGGGCACAGCAGCTTTCGTCCATGGATCATGAAGACGACGATGAAGGCACGTCCTGGAACCAGCGTGCCCGCGCTGCAAAGCCAGATTGGCTGAGCCCGCGCAAGGCCTGGCGTGCTATTCAAGCCGCTCTTCCGAAGGAAGCAATCATCAGCTCGGATATTGGCAACAACTGCGCGATTGGCAATGCCTATCCAAGCTTTGAGCAGGGCCGGAAATATCTCGCACCTGGCCTGTTCGGACCTTGCGGTTACGGATTGCCGGCAATCATCGGTGCAAAAATCGGTTGCCCCGACACACCGGTCGTCGGTTTTGCCGGCGATGGTGCCTTTGGCATTGCCGTGACGGAGTTGACAGCTATTGGTCGCAAGGAATGGCCGGCGATCACCATGGTCGTCTTCCGCAACTACCAGTGGGGCGCTGAAAAGCGCAACTCGACACTCTGGTACGACGACAATTTTGTCGGAACGGAACTCGATGAAGACGTCAGCTATGCCGCAATCGCAAAAGCCTGCGGTCTTGAAGGCGTTCAGGCGCGCAGCATGGATGAAGTAAGAGAGCTTCTGGACAGTGCTATCGATCGTCAGATGAACGATGGCAAAACCACCTTGATCGAGGTTCTGATCAATCAGGAGCTTGGCGAACCTTTCCGGCGCGACGCAATGAAGAAACCAGTCGAAGTCGCGGGCATATCTGCCTCTGACATGCGGCCGCAGAAGGTTAGCTGA
- a CDS encoding acetate/propionate family kinase, which produces MGDILVLNSGSSSIKFVLFGADFTKKLRGSAVEIGGASALSIGDQQDEISLPDHVTALDEIFRALKRHGIDFAGLTAAAHRVVHGGRNLKESQRVSDEVLAEIERCIPLAPLHNPHNLAAIHAVAELAPDLPQCVSFDTAFHATNPEVALRYALPDSEDEKGHRRFGFHGTSYESLSLCLPEISGQPLPKRLLALHLGNGASLCAIKDGKSVATTMGYSPLEGLTMGTRTGSIDANLVLAMASDLGVERTTQILNKESGLLGLSGSSDMRKLQSLGTERAQFAVEHFCYWAVRHAGSMIAAMGGLDGIAFTGGIGENDAKVRANILEKLSWLGVQLDEAANLQGSAKLHRDGSKVAAWIVEAEEERMIAHHAQKIMSAT; this is translated from the coding sequence ATGGGTGATATTCTCGTCCTGAATTCCGGATCGTCCTCGATCAAGTTTGTGCTGTTCGGAGCTGATTTCACAAAGAAGCTCCGCGGCAGCGCGGTCGAAATCGGCGGTGCTTCGGCGCTGAGCATTGGCGATCAGCAGGACGAGATCTCCTTGCCGGACCACGTCACGGCACTCGATGAAATATTCCGTGCCCTGAAACGGCACGGAATTGACTTTGCTGGCCTTACAGCAGCAGCGCACAGAGTGGTGCATGGCGGTCGTAACCTTAAAGAATCGCAACGGGTTTCCGATGAGGTTCTTGCGGAAATCGAGCGCTGTATTCCTCTCGCACCGCTGCACAATCCGCACAACCTGGCAGCAATACACGCGGTTGCAGAGCTTGCCCCCGACCTGCCTCAATGCGTCAGCTTCGACACCGCCTTTCACGCCACCAACCCTGAAGTTGCGTTGCGTTACGCCCTGCCTGACAGTGAGGACGAAAAAGGACATCGTCGATTTGGCTTTCACGGCACGTCTTATGAAAGCCTGTCGCTATGCCTTCCGGAGATTTCAGGGCAACCGTTGCCAAAAAGACTGCTCGCTCTTCACCTCGGCAATGGTGCAAGCCTTTGCGCGATCAAGGACGGGAAATCCGTTGCCACCACCATGGGTTATTCCCCCCTTGAAGGACTGACCATGGGTACGAGAACAGGGTCGATTGATGCCAATCTGGTTCTGGCCATGGCTTCAGATCTTGGCGTCGAGAGGACAACACAAATCCTGAACAAGGAAAGCGGCCTTTTAGGCCTTTCCGGATCAAGTGATATGCGCAAACTGCAGTCGCTGGGTACTGAGCGTGCGCAATTCGCCGTGGAGCATTTCTGTTACTGGGCTGTCCGCCATGCTGGCTCGATGATCGCAGCGATGGGCGGCCTTGACGGCATCGCATTCACTGGTGGGATCGGTGAGAATGACGCAAAAGTCCGCGCAAACATCCTTGAAAAACTGTCATGGCTCGGCGTTCAGCTCGATGAAGCTGCCAATCTTCAAGGCTCTGCCAAACTGCACAGAGATGGTTCCAAAGTTGCGGCGTGGATCGTCGAGGCCGAAGAAGAACGTATGATTGCCCACCACGCTCAGAAGATCATGTCCGCCACATAG
- the cyoC gene encoding cytochrome o ubiquinol oxidase subunit III, which yields MTELSAGNTLLLEEEEKTSLEAREFGFWIYLMTDAVIFALLFATYAVLANNSAAGPTSQDVFELSHTAGETALLLLSSLTFGFATIAMTLGRSGRVVFWLIITLLLGICFLAMEFVEFQGMLEKGAGPEVSGFLSAFFTLVGTHGLHVAFGALGICVMIGQVLIKGLTLPVRSRLVRLGLFWHFLDIVWIGIFSVVYLPGVM from the coding sequence GTGACCGAACTTTCTGCTGGCAACACTCTTTTGTTGGAAGAGGAAGAAAAGACTTCACTTGAAGCGCGAGAATTCGGGTTCTGGATCTATTTGATGACAGATGCCGTCATTTTCGCGCTTCTGTTTGCCACGTATGCGGTGCTGGCGAATAACTCGGCAGCTGGCCCCACCTCCCAAGACGTGTTTGAGCTTTCCCATACAGCGGGTGAAACGGCGCTTTTGCTGTTGTCCAGCCTCACTTTCGGGTTCGCGACCATTGCCATGACGCTCGGTCGGTCCGGGCGCGTTGTATTCTGGCTGATCATCACACTGCTGCTTGGCATCTGTTTTTTAGCGATGGAATTTGTTGAATTTCAGGGAATGCTCGAAAAAGGGGCAGGACCTGAGGTTAGTGGCTTCTTGTCTGCGTTTTTTACGCTTGTTGGGACACACGGACTTCACGTTGCCTTCGGGGCACTCGGGATCTGCGTGATGATTGGTCAGGTACTGATCAAGGGGCTGACTTTGCCGGTGCGATCTCGGCTCGTTCGCCTTGGTCTTTTCTGGCACTTCCTTGATATTGTCTGGATCGGGATTTTCTCGGTCGTCTATCTGCCCGGCGTGATGTGA
- a CDS encoding fused MFS/spermidine synthase encodes MVFFQGVLLLAYTYAHLLMKFLSFQKAVFVHGCVLVFAFVYLPLGLSQSWISPPNEHQELWILGLFASSIGVPFFAVSANAPLLQAWFARSGHSHAEDPYFLYGASNIGSFLSLFLYILAIEPVFSLNTQSMLWSSGYLVLAVSIIGCGALALYFPMQANPARSRSSAHETRWEMDKPLAWSSRLTFLGLSAIPSALTIAITAHITVDIASAPFLWVVPLALFLLTFVLAFSTRQVVRVEFLARLLPWVAILIASSLLMGASLRVFASLGFNLIGFFAAALYCHALLYKLRPGAIHLTEFYLWISCGGVLGGLFAGLIAPQIFGWVAEYPLLWFLTVLVVLLHGQSFRARTILTISSGVVLAFGIYQLGALELNSGLNDVASRGYLLLFLLVSVAVLQMKARLAAVPVLFAAAAVTALQFGTYDELVSHRSFFGITKVRHSDDGAHRIMVHGTTVHGAMRVEDTDDAGPEALTYYHETGEMAAALKSIQNRMGGHINEGAIIGLGTGSFLCHRRPEEKWAVFEIDPSVIKVASDPRYFQFVSDCAPDTRMVLGDARQTLAREPNGRFDYVLIDAFSSNAIPMHLLTREALQLYFSKISEDGLLVMHIENRKIELASVVAAIAEIEGWSLRVAKFKNNDRLATKDHVYPTHVAVLARAPEVLGDLAADPDWKSVSSGDTSAWTDDYSNILSALFRKYWNTS; translated from the coding sequence ATGGTCTTTTTTCAAGGCGTCTTGCTACTCGCTTACACCTATGCGCACCTGTTGATGAAGTTCCTGTCGTTTCAAAAAGCCGTTTTTGTACATGGGTGCGTGCTTGTGTTTGCGTTCGTGTATCTGCCTCTGGGACTATCGCAGAGCTGGATTTCGCCACCGAACGAACATCAGGAACTTTGGATATTGGGATTGTTCGCGTCGTCCATAGGCGTGCCGTTTTTTGCCGTTTCTGCAAATGCCCCATTGCTTCAGGCCTGGTTTGCGCGATCCGGTCATTCGCATGCCGAAGATCCCTATTTCCTGTATGGAGCGAGTAACATCGGCAGTTTCTTGTCCTTGTTCCTTTACATATTGGCAATTGAACCGGTTTTTTCGCTGAACACCCAGTCGATGCTTTGGTCCTCGGGATATCTGGTCCTGGCAGTATCCATCATTGGCTGTGGAGCACTTGCGTTGTATTTTCCCATGCAAGCCAATCCGGCACGGTCCCGGTCCTCGGCTCATGAAACCAGGTGGGAAATGGATAAACCACTCGCCTGGTCCAGTCGGCTGACGTTTCTGGGGCTGTCAGCCATACCCTCGGCGCTGACGATTGCTATTACCGCTCATATCACTGTCGATATTGCGTCTGCTCCGTTTCTTTGGGTTGTTCCACTCGCCCTATTCCTTCTAACCTTTGTGCTTGCTTTCAGTACACGTCAGGTGGTCCGGGTCGAGTTTTTAGCAAGGCTGTTGCCTTGGGTGGCCATTCTGATCGCGAGCAGCTTGCTGATGGGAGCCAGCCTGCGCGTCTTCGCTTCGCTTGGCTTTAATCTGATCGGATTTTTTGCCGCAGCCCTTTACTGTCATGCGCTGCTCTACAAACTTCGTCCCGGCGCAATTCATCTGACCGAATTCTACCTTTGGATTTCTTGCGGAGGTGTCCTCGGCGGGCTGTTCGCGGGGCTGATTGCGCCTCAAATATTCGGCTGGGTGGCTGAGTATCCACTTTTGTGGTTCTTGACCGTTCTTGTGGTCTTGCTCCATGGCCAGAGTTTTCGAGCAAGGACCATTCTCACCATCTCATCGGGAGTGGTTCTGGCATTTGGCATTTATCAGCTGGGTGCTCTTGAATTGAACTCAGGGTTAAATGACGTCGCCTCACGGGGCTATTTGCTCTTGTTTCTCTTGGTGTCTGTAGCTGTCTTGCAGATGAAGGCGCGGCTCGCGGCAGTTCCAGTGCTTTTTGCGGCAGCTGCAGTGACTGCACTCCAATTTGGGACGTACGATGAATTGGTATCCCATCGCTCATTTTTCGGTATCACGAAGGTAAGACACTCAGATGATGGTGCACACAGGATCATGGTTCACGGCACAACCGTTCACGGCGCAATGCGCGTTGAAGACACGGACGACGCCGGGCCGGAAGCACTGACTTACTATCACGAGACAGGAGAGATGGCTGCCGCGCTTAAATCCATCCAGAACAGAATGGGCGGGCACATCAACGAAGGAGCAATCATCGGGTTGGGAACAGGCAGTTTTCTTTGTCACCGACGGCCTGAAGAAAAGTGGGCAGTCTTTGAGATCGACCCATCGGTTATAAAGGTTGCATCAGATCCACGATATTTCCAGTTTGTGTCCGACTGCGCACCTGATACGCGGATGGTGCTCGGAGACGCCCGGCAGACGCTGGCGCGCGAACCCAATGGGCGTTTCGACTATGTCTTGATCGACGCTTTTTCCTCAAACGCCATCCCGATGCATTTGCTGACACGGGAGGCGCTCCAGCTCTATTTTTCCAAGATTTCCGAGGATGGCCTGCTGGTCATGCATATCGAGAACCGCAAGATCGAACTGGCGAGCGTTGTCGCCGCCATTGCGGAGATAGAAGGCTGGTCTCTTCGCGTCGCGAAATTCAAGAACAATGACCGCTTGGCAACCAAGGATCACGTTTATCCGACACATGTCGCTGTTCTGGCCAGGGCACCTGAAGTGCTGGGTGATCTGGCCGCCGATCCAGATTGGAAGTCCGTATCTTCAGGAGACACAAGCGCCTGGACAGATGATTATTCCAACATCTTGAGCGCACTCTTCCGAAAGTATTGGAACACCAGTTAG
- the cyoB gene encoding cytochrome o ubiquinol oxidase subunit I, with protein MLGRLTIEALPFYSWVAMGGAFVTVAGGVAVFLLITYLRAWKVLWTDWLTSVDHKKIGIMYVVLALVMLVRGFVDALMMRAQQAIALNSEGYLPPEHFEQIFSSHGTIMIFFVAMPFLTGLINIIVPQQIGARDVAFPFLNSVSLWMTAAGAALVLVSLVVGKFSQAGWTGYPPYAGIEYSPGVGVDYWLWALIVSGVGSTLSGINFIVTIVKNRCPGMTFMRMPMFTWTTLCISILIAFAFPALTVVAAQLTLDRTLGFHFFTNGDGGNMMMYANLLWIWGHPEVYILILPAFGIFSEVVATFSRKRLFGYPSLVYATACIALLSFTVWLHHFFTMGSSANVNAVFGIATMIIAVPTGVKIFDWLFTMFRGRIEFHPSMVFTIGFMVTFVIGGVTGVLLALPPADYLMHNSTFLVAHFHNMLIPGALFGYFAGLNYWFPKAFGFKLDRKWGIRSFWFWLIGFYLAFMPLYVLGFMGMSRRMEHYADPNWQPYLVVAALGAICVMIGIACIAIQLIVSARNWGSSRDITGDPWNGRTLEWATSSPPAPYNFAIIPDVRDIDAFHDMKIRGTAYAPSAQYQDIVMPKSTPLGPILGALAFGLGFAFVWYIWWLVALCFVLSLVCVGIRACDDNSDFVLSAADVEKIERARLAQISSADLHDMRDFVPLGEASGEALPGRVM; from the coding sequence ATGCTTGGGCGTCTGACCATTGAGGCTCTGCCGTTTTATTCCTGGGTTGCCATGGGCGGCGCATTTGTAACCGTTGCGGGCGGCGTTGCGGTCTTTCTGCTGATCACTTATCTGCGCGCCTGGAAAGTTCTATGGACTGACTGGCTGACAAGCGTCGATCACAAGAAGATCGGTATCATGTATGTCGTTCTGGCGCTTGTGATGCTGGTACGCGGCTTTGTCGACGCGCTCATGATGCGGGCACAGCAGGCCATCGCGCTCAATAGCGAAGGTTATTTGCCGCCTGAGCATTTTGAACAGATTTTCTCCTCCCATGGCACCATCATGATCTTTTTCGTGGCGATGCCCTTCCTGACAGGGTTGATCAACATCATCGTTCCGCAACAGATCGGGGCGCGGGATGTCGCCTTTCCGTTTTTGAACTCCGTCAGTTTGTGGATGACTGCGGCAGGTGCCGCACTTGTGCTGGTCTCGCTGGTTGTTGGCAAGTTCTCGCAGGCGGGCTGGACAGGGTACCCGCCTTATGCAGGCATTGAATACAGCCCAGGCGTCGGGGTGGACTACTGGCTTTGGGCGCTGATTGTCAGTGGTGTCGGCAGCACGCTGTCAGGCATCAACTTCATTGTCACGATCGTCAAGAACCGCTGTCCGGGCATGACGTTCATGCGCATGCCCATGTTCACTTGGACAACGCTCTGCATTTCGATCCTGATTGCCTTTGCCTTTCCGGCCCTGACGGTGGTTGCTGCGCAGCTGACGCTGGATCGGACGCTCGGTTTCCACTTCTTCACCAATGGCGACGGCGGCAACATGATGATGTATGCCAACCTGCTTTGGATCTGGGGGCATCCGGAGGTTTATATTCTCATCCTTCCGGCCTTTGGTATTTTCTCCGAGGTGGTGGCGACGTTTTCCCGCAAACGCCTTTTCGGCTACCCGTCGCTCGTCTATGCAACTGCGTGTATTGCGCTTTTGTCCTTTACCGTTTGGCTGCATCATTTTTTCACGATGGGATCCTCGGCCAATGTCAACGCGGTCTTCGGGATCGCCACCATGATCATTGCGGTGCCAACCGGGGTCAAAATCTTCGACTGGCTTTTCACCATGTTCCGGGGACGGATCGAGTTTCATCCCTCCATGGTGTTCACAATCGGCTTCATGGTGACGTTTGTCATAGGTGGCGTTACAGGCGTGCTCCTGGCTCTACCTCCGGCCGACTACCTGATGCACAATTCAACCTTTCTGGTTGCTCATTTTCACAACATGCTGATCCCGGGGGCCCTGTTCGGCTATTTCGCCGGTCTGAACTATTGGTTCCCGAAAGCGTTCGGTTTCAAGCTGGACCGCAAGTGGGGAATCCGGTCTTTCTGGTTCTGGCTTATCGGCTTCTATCTCGCTTTCATGCCTCTTTATGTACTCGGCTTCATGGGTATGAGCCGACGCATGGAGCACTATGCCGACCCGAACTGGCAACCTTATCTTGTTGTCGCAGCGCTTGGTGCAATTTGCGTTATGATCGGAATTGCCTGCATCGCCATACAACTGATCGTATCCGCAAGGAACTGGGGGTCTTCACGGGACATCACCGGTGATCCCTGGAATGGCAGAACGCTGGAATGGGCCACCTCTTCACCGCCAGCGCCCTATAACTTCGCGATTATCCCTGATGTGCGCGACATTGATGCTTTTCACGACATGAAAATTCGTGGCACTGCTTATGCTCCATCTGCGCAGTACCAAGACATTGTGATGCCGAAAAGCACGCCGCTGGGACCCATTCTCGGCGCTTTGGCGTTCGGGCTGGGGTTTGCCTTCGTCTGGTATATCTGGTGGCTGGTGGCGCTTTGTTTTGTGCTTTCGCTTGTGTGTGTCGGCATAAGGGCCTGCGACGACAATTCCGACTTCGTTCTGTCGGCAGCAGACGTCGAGAAAATCGAGAGAGCCCGGCTCGCACAGATATCATCGGCGGATCTACACGATATGCGAGACTTTGTGCCGTTGGGAGAAGCGTCGGGTGAAGCGCTGCCGGGGAGGGTGATGTGA
- the cyoA gene encoding ubiquinol oxidase subunit II: protein MIEVIPGWVRSGDSRFVSARFSIISIFLLLLLNGCTLSDAPVLSPKGPVALAERDLLFTAFGLMMIVAIPAILLTLYFAWRYRGSNETSTYTPNWEGSWKIETVVWLVPAVIIVALGTLVWTSTHKLDPYKALVSDKPAFKVQAIALDWKWLFLYPELGLASVNELAFPADRPVSIEITSDTVMNSLMIPALGGQIYAMAGMRSEINLMADGPGVFMGRNTMYSGDGFSDQHFKAHALSEADFQAWQGKASDMGKALDAGVYAELHKQSIADPVSYFSSYETDLFRTIMKKYAPVSTPHHHDSSKEEGAS from the coding sequence ATGATTGAAGTGATTCCCGGCTGGGTGCGAAGCGGCGACTCGCGTTTTGTGAGCGCACGATTTTCGATCATATCGATCTTTTTATTGCTGTTGCTGAATGGTTGCACGTTGTCTGATGCACCTGTTCTTTCACCCAAAGGACCAGTCGCACTTGCAGAACGGGATCTGCTGTTCACCGCCTTTGGGCTGATGATGATTGTCGCAATTCCGGCGATCTTGCTAACGCTTTATTTCGCCTGGCGATACCGTGGATCGAACGAGACTTCCACCTACACGCCGAATTGGGAGGGGTCGTGGAAAATCGAAACCGTTGTCTGGCTTGTGCCCGCGGTTATCATCGTTGCACTGGGTACACTTGTCTGGACATCAACACATAAGCTTGATCCGTACAAAGCCCTTGTTTCCGACAAACCGGCCTTCAAGGTGCAGGCGATTGCGCTCGATTGGAAATGGCTGTTTCTCTACCCCGAGCTTGGTTTGGCAAGTGTCAATGAACTGGCGTTTCCAGCTGACAGGCCTGTATCCATTGAAATCACGTCCGACACCGTAATGAATTCGCTGATGATACCTGCCCTTGGTGGACAGATCTACGCGATGGCGGGCATGCGCTCCGAAATCAATCTCATGGCAGATGGTCCCGGCGTCTTCATGGGCCGAAATACCATGTATTCCGGTGACGGGTTCTCTGATCAACACTTCAAGGCGCACGCATTGAGCGAGGCGGATTTCCAGGCATGGCAGGGAAAGGCGTCCGACATGGGCAAAGCGCTTGATGCTGGTGTTTATGCTGAGTTGCACAAGCAAAGCATTGCCGATCCCGTGAGTTACTTCAGCTCCTACGAAACCGACCTTTTCAGAACAATCATGAAGAAATATGCACCGGTGAGCACACCCCATCATCACGATAGCAGCAAGGAAGAGGGGGCTTCTTGA
- the cyoD gene encoding cytochrome o ubiquinol oxidase subunit IV has protein sequence MTPAAERSLTTYLIGFVLAVVLTAIPFAVVWGGLLAGPAVYVVIAIAAVLQVMVHLVFFLHLNFKSTPAENLFFLAFASVLIIIMVGGSLWIMTDLHHRMM, from the coding sequence ATGACCCCCGCGGCTGAACGCAGTTTGACCACTTACCTAATCGGCTTTGTTCTGGCAGTTGTTTTGACCGCTATTCCCTTTGCGGTCGTTTGGGGCGGGCTTCTGGCTGGCCCTGCGGTCTATGTGGTTATCGCGATTGCTGCGGTGCTGCAGGTGATGGTGCATCTGGTTTTCTTCCTTCACCTGAATTTCAAATCCACACCCGCCGAAAATCTGTTTTTCCTAGCCTTCGCATCGGTGCTGATCATCATCATGGTGGGTGGCAGCCTTTGGATCATGACCGACTTGCACCACAGGATGATGTGA